In Salmo salar chromosome ssa15, Ssal_v3.1, whole genome shotgun sequence, one genomic interval encodes:
- the LOC106571175 gene encoding solute carrier family 66 member 3 isoform X2 gives MNSVYSEEVYTGYGISKLTNGRAGNRWHTDSRVGDRYAGTDWQRRSLRYVVFVTYQIHHAAPSSTFLEYPILIAQDTVLLLLILYYNGKAKHSLIYIALFVGGWKLVTLQDWIIDLAMSLCTLISASSKFASAQCLYQSKDSSGVSALAWSISCYTCLARMFTTIMTTADIQVLTRFAVLSSLNGFVLAMIFHYRRDVKKVE, from the exons gcagagcaggcaacagatggcacacagacagcagagttggggacagatatgcagggacagactggcagagacggagtctcag ATATGTCGTGTTTGTCACCTACCAGATTCACCATGCTGCACCATCTTCCACGTTCCTGGAGTACCCGATACTCATTGCCCAAG ACACCGTCCTGCTTCTGCTCATCCTCTATTACAATGGGAAAGCCAAGCACAGCTTGATCTACATTGCACT ATTTGTAGGGGGATGGAAACTTGTCACACTACAAGATTGGATCATTGATCTGGCTATG AGCCTCTGTACCTTAATCAGTGCCAGCAGTAAGTTTGCCTCCGCACAGTGCCTGTACCAGTCCAAGGACTCCTCCGGGGTCAGTGCCCTCGCCTGGAGCATATCCTGCTACACCTGCTTGG CGAGGATGTTCACTACAATCATGACAACAGCAGACATACAAG TTCTCACCCGGTTCGCGGTCTTGTCATCGCTCAATGGATTTGTGCTGGCCATGATATTCCACTACAGAAGAGATGTCAAAAAGGTGGAATGA
- the LOC106571175 gene encoding solute carrier family 66 member 3 isoform X1, with product MLTSPVDDSNILLHLLNYSTFCLCLVSKIPSIVLVARAKSSKGFSLKGLLLELTGYVVFVTYQIHHAAPSSTFLEYPILIAQDTVLLLLILYYNGKAKHSLIYIALFVGGWKLVTLQDWIIDLAMSLCTLISASSKFASAQCLYQSKDSSGVSALAWSISCYTCLARMFTTIMTTADIQVLTRFAVLSSLNGFVLAMIFHYRRDVKKVE from the exons ATGCTAACGTCACCCGTAGACGACTCGAACATTTTGTTACACTTGTTAAATTATAGTacattttgcttgtgcttagtgTCTAAAATCCCGTCGATTGTTCTCGTAGCAAGAGCGAAGTCTTCCAAGGGATTCAGCCTGAAGGGCTTGCTGTTGGAGTTGACTGG ATATGTCGTGTTTGTCACCTACCAGATTCACCATGCTGCACCATCTTCCACGTTCCTGGAGTACCCGATACTCATTGCCCAAG ACACCGTCCTGCTTCTGCTCATCCTCTATTACAATGGGAAAGCCAAGCACAGCTTGATCTACATTGCACT ATTTGTAGGGGGATGGAAACTTGTCACACTACAAGATTGGATCATTGATCTGGCTATG AGCCTCTGTACCTTAATCAGTGCCAGCAGTAAGTTTGCCTCCGCACAGTGCCTGTACCAGTCCAAGGACTCCTCCGGGGTCAGTGCCCTCGCCTGGAGCATATCCTGCTACACCTGCTTGG CGAGGATGTTCACTACAATCATGACAACAGCAGACATACAAG TTCTCACCCGGTTCGCGGTCTTGTCATCGCTCAATGGATTTGTGCTGGCCATGATATTCCACTACAGAAGAGATGTCAAAAAGGTGGAATGA
- the LOC106571173 gene encoding leucine-rich alpha-2-glycoprotein isoform X1, with amino-acid sequence MIVGQAIHLPNSRLQCCNHSDWTIQNRSWYNLQHHFRHIVKPGALVMKSWFLLPLLFLACCCHGTFSCPALCKCYISPRKTEVVCNEVPLTQFPSYGLPSNTTSLTIQFTNISSISEQHLRATPLLQELYLYNNNLSTLPSDLFRGVPHLFSVALSDNTLDQLPANVFSHAPLRDLVLKNNLISGVDADWLPDNSNLTWLDLSGNRLTGVPTALFQKLRHLKNLDLSHNHLEKLLAGALNPLSSLERLNLEGNQLSALDPSAFRNTPNLTHLFLQENQLERLPPTLLQGLHRLDFLFLNSNRLGHISNTLLEQLSSPQTSNHLWVAFSQNPWVCDKKVEDLWRWLQKNQKKAFLADDIRCASPESLKERSVMSLTDSELGL; translated from the exons ATGATTGTAGGGCAGGCTATCCACCTTCCTAATTCCCGTCTACAATGTTGCAACCATTCTGACTGGACGATACAAAACAGGAGCTGGTATAATTTACAGCATCATTTTAGACATATTGTAAAACCAGG TGCCTTAGTGATGAAGAGCTggtttctccttcctctcctgttTCTGGCATGTTGTTGCCATGGCACCTTCTCTTGCCCAGCCCTTTGCAAATGCTACATATCCCCAAGAAAAACAGAGGTGGTCTGTAATGAAGTCCCCCTCACCCAGTTCCCCTCCTACGGTCTTCCTAGCAACACCACCTCCCTCACCATCCAGTTCACCAACATCAGCTCCATCTCAGAACAGCACCTGAGAGCTACACCCCTTTTACAGGAGCTCTACCTGTACAACAACAACCTGAGCACCCTTCCCTCAGATCTCTTCAGGGGTGTCCCTCACCTGTTCTCGGTGGCTCTCTCGGATAACACATTGGATCAGCTTCCCGCCAATGTCTTCAGCCACGCTCCGCTGCGTGACCTG GTGCTGAAGAACAACCTGATCAGCGGTgtggatgctgattggctccCTGACAACAGTAACCTCACCTGGCTGGACCTTTCAGGGAACCGTTTGACGGGCGTACCCACAGCCCTGTTCCAGAAACTACGCCACCTGAAGAACCTTGACCTCTCCCATAACCACCTGGAGAAGCTCCTGGCAGGGGCACTGAATCCTCTGAGCAGCCTAGAGAGGCTCAACCTGGAGGGGAACCAACTCAGCGCCCTGGACCCTTCCGCCTTCAGGAACACCCCAAACCTGACGCACCTCTTCCTCCAGGAGAACCAACTGGAGAGGCTTCCCCCGACTCTCCTCCAGGGGCTCCATCGCCTCGATTTCCTGTTTCTCAACTCCAACCGGCTTGGTCACATCTCCAACACCCTGCTGGAGCAGCTCTCCTCCCCACAGACAAGCAACCATCTCTGGGTGGCCTTCAGCCAGAACCCCTGGGTGTGTGATAAGAAGGTGGAGGATCTGTGGAGGTGGCTGCAGAAGAACCAGAAGAAAGCTTTCCTGGCCGATGACATcaggtgtgccagccctgagtctCTGAAGGAACGATCAGTTATGTCGCTAACTGACAGTGAGCTAGGACTCtga
- the LOC106571173 gene encoding leucine-rich alpha-2-glycoprotein isoform X2, whose product MSTWFLLSLCVLTCCCGRSNGALSCPDMCTCHFSFSDTKVVCSEASLSQFPCDGLPGNTTFLSIQSTNLSTITANHLQATPLLKELQLYYNNLSTLPSYLLRAVPHLHTLDLTGNHLHFLPPYVFSHAPLRDLVLKNNLISGVDADWLPDNSNLTWLDLSGNRLTGVPTALFQKLRHLKNLDLSHNHLEKLLAGALNPLSSLERLNLEGNQLSALDPSAFRNTPNLTHLFLQENQLERLPPTLLQGLHRLDFLFLNSNRLGHISNTLLEQLSSPQTSNHLWVAFSQNPWVCDKKVEDLWRWLQKNQKKAFLADDIRCASPESLKERSVMSLTDSELGL is encoded by the coding sequence ATGAGCACCTGGTTCCTCCTTTCTCTGTGTGTGCTGACCTGTTGTTGCGGCCGCAGCAATGGCGCCCTCTCTTGCCCAGACATGTGCACCTGCCATTTCTCTTTCAGCGACACCAAGGTGGTCTGCAGCGAAGCCTCCCTCTCCCAATTCCCCTGCGATGGTCTCCCAGGCAACACTACCTTCCTGTCCATCCAATCCACCAACCTCAGCACGATTACTGCCAACCACTTACAGGCCACGCCCCTTCTGAAAGAGCTCCAACTGTATTACAACAACCTGAGCACACTTCCTTCATATCTCCTCAGAGCTGTTCCTCACCTGCACACGTTGGATCTCACAGGGAACCACCTGCACTTCCTGCCACCATATGTCTTCAGCCACGCTCCGCTGCGTGACCTGGTGCTGAAGAACAACCTGATCAGCGGTgtggatgctgattggctccCTGACAACAGTAACCTCACCTGGCTGGACCTTTCAGGGAACCGTTTGACGGGCGTACCCACAGCCCTGTTCCAGAAACTACGCCACCTGAAGAACCTTGACCTCTCCCATAACCACCTGGAGAAGCTCCTGGCAGGGGCACTGAATCCTCTGAGCAGCCTAGAGAGGCTCAACCTGGAGGGGAACCAACTCAGCGCCCTGGACCCTTCCGCCTTCAGGAACACCCCAAACCTGACGCACCTCTTCCTCCAGGAGAACCAACTGGAGAGGCTTCCCCCGACTCTCCTCCAGGGGCTCCATCGCCTCGATTTCCTGTTTCTCAACTCCAACCGGCTTGGTCACATCTCCAACACCCTGCTGGAGCAGCTCTCCTCCCCACAGACAAGCAACCATCTCTGGGTGGCCTTCAGCCAGAACCCCTGGGTGTGTGATAAGAAGGTGGAGGATCTGTGGAGGTGGCTGCAGAAGAACCAGAAGAAAGCTTTCCTGGCCGATGACATcaggtgtgccagccctgagtctCTGAAGGAACGATCAGTTATGTCGCTAACTGACAGTGAGCTAGGACTCtga